The proteins below come from a single Carassius carassius chromosome 11, fCarCar2.1, whole genome shotgun sequence genomic window:
- the atp1a1b gene encoding sodium/potassium-transporting ATPase subunit alpha-1b — MGVGDGRDQYELAATSEQGGKKKNKNKKKEKDMDELKKEVNLDDHKLTLEELHRKYGTDLSRGLTSARVAEILARDGPNALTPPPTTPEWVKFCKQMFGGFSMLLWTGALLCFLAYGIQAAMEDEPANDNLYLGVVLSAVVIVTGCFSYYQEAKSSKIMDSFKNLVPQQALVVRDGEKNHINAEEVVVGDLVEVKGGDRIPADLRIIASHGCKVDNSSLTGESEPQTRSPDFSNDNPLETRNIAFFSTNCVEGTARGIVISTGDRTVMGRIATLASGLEVGRTPISIEIEHFIHIITGVAVFLGVSFFILSLVLGYSWLEAVIFLIGIIVANVPEGLLATVTVCLTLTAKRMAKKNCLVKNLEAVETLGSTSTICSDKTGTLTQNRMTVAHMWFDNQIHEADTTENQSGASFDRSSATWESLARIAGLCNRAVFLAEQTDVPILKRDVAGDASESALLKCIELCCGSVKEIRDKYTKVAEIPFNSTNKYQLSVHKNPNGCTESKHLLVMKGAPERILDRCATILFQGKEQPLDDEMKEAFQNAYLELGGLGERVLGFCHFYLPDEQFPDGFQFDTEDVNFPTENLCFVGLMSMIDPPRAAVPDAVGKCRSAGIKVIMVTGDHPITAKAIAKGVGIISEGNETVEDIAARLNIPVNEVNPRDAKACVVHGGDLKDLTAEQLDDILKYHTEIVFARTSPQQKLIIVEGCQRQGAIVAVTGDGVNDSPALKKADIGVAMGIAGSDVSKQAADMILLDDNFASIVTGVEEGRLIFDNLKKSIAYTLTSNIPEITPFLFFIIANIPLPLGTVTILCIDLGTDMAPAISLAYEAAESDIMKRQPRNPKTDKLVNERLISIAYGQIGMIQALAGFFTYFVILAENGFLPSRLLGIRVYWDDKHINDLEDSYGQQWTYEQRKIVEFTCHTAFFASIVIVQWADLIICKTRRNSVFQQGMKNKILIFGLFEETALAAFLSYCPGMDVALRMYPLKLNWWFCALPYSLLIFIYDEIRKLVLRRNPGGWVERETYY; from the exons CTGGCCCGTGATGGTCCTAATGCCCTCACTCCACCTCCAACCACCCCAGAGTGGGTGAAATTCTGTAAGCAGATGTTTGGAGGCTTCTCTATGCTGTTGTGGACTGGTGCCCTTCTCTGCTTTCTTGCATATGGTATTCAGGCAGCAATGGAAGATGAGCCAGCCAATGACAAT CTGTATTTGGGAGTTGTGCTGTCAGCTGTGGTGATTGTCACTGGCTGTTTCTCATACTATCAAGAAGCTAAAAGCTCAAAAATTATGGACTCTTTCAAGAATTTGGTTccccag caAGCATTGGTTGTCCGTGATGGTGAGAAGAATCATATCAATGCTGAAGAGGTGGTGGTTGGTGATCTGGTGGAAGTAAAAGGTGGTGACAGGATCCCTGCTGACCTGAGAATCATAGCCTCGCATGGCTGCAAG GTGGATAACTCCTCTCTGACTGGAGAATCAGAGCCTCAGACACGTTCCCCGGATTTCTCAAATGATAATCCTCTAGAGACAAGGAATATTGCTTTCTTCTCCACCAACTGTGTAGAAG GTACTGCACGTGGCATCGTCATTAGCACCGGAGACCGTACTGTAATGGGACGAATTGCCACACTTGCGTCTGGACTAGAGGTTGGGCGCACCCCCATCTCCATTGAGATTGAGCACTTCATCCATATCATCACAGGCGTGGCCGTCTTTCTGGGCGTTTCTTTCTTTATTCTGTCTCTCGTTCTTGGTTACTCCTGGCTGGAGGCTGTCATCTTTCTTATTGGCATCATTGTGGCCAATGTGCCTGAAGGTCTTCTCGCTACAGTCACG GTTTGTCTCACCCTCACAGCTAAACGCATGGCTAAGAAAAACTGTTTGGTTAAGAACCTTGAGGCTGTTGAAACGCTGGGCTCAACCTCAACCATCTGTTCTGATAAAACTGGCACATTAACGCAGAATCGCATGACCGTAGCCCACATGTGGTTTGATAACCAGATCCATGAGGCTGACACCACAGAGAATCAGAGCGGGGCCTCCTTTGACCGCAGCTCAGCCACCTGGGAATCATTGGCTCGTATTGCTGGGCTCTGCAACAGGGCTGTGTTTCTGGCAGAACAGACAGATGTGCCAATTCTGAAG AGAGATGTTGCTGGTGATGCGTCTGAATCTGCTCTTCTGAAATGCATTGAGCTTTGCTGTGGATCAGTGAAAGAAATAAGAGACAAGTACACCAAAGTGGCAGAAATCCCTTTCAACTCTACAAACAAATATCAG CTGTCAGTGCACAAGAACCCAAATGGTTGCACAGAATCTAAACACCTGCTGGTGATGAAAGGAGCCCCAGAGAGAATCCTGGACCGCTGTGCTACTATATTGTTCCAAGGGAAGGAGCAACCTTTGGATGATGAAATGAAAGAAGCCTTTCAGAATGCTTATCTGGAGCTTGGGGGCCTTGGGGAAAGAGTTTTAG GATTCTGCCATTTCTACCTCCCTGATGAACAGTTTCCAGACGGCTTCCAGTTTGATACTGAAGATGTGAATTTCCCTACTGAGAATCTGTGCTTTGTGGGTCTCATGTCAATGATCGACCCTCCACGTGCTGCTGTGCCTGATGCTGTGGGCAAATGCAGAAGTGCAGGAATCAAG GTTATCATGGTAACTGGTGACCATCCTATCACTGCCAAAGCCATAGCAAAGGGTGTTGGTATTATTTCTGAGGGTAATGAGACTGTGGAAGACATTGCTGCTCGCTTGAATATCCCTGTCAATGAGGTCAATCCCAG AGATGCAAAGGCCTGTGTGGTTCATGGTGGAGACCTGAAGGACCTCACAGCTGAACAGTTAGATGACATTCTGAAGTACCACACAGAAATTGTGTTCGCCAGAACGTCCCCACAGCAGAAACTTATTATTGTTGAGGGATGTCAACGTCAG GGAGCCATTGTGGCTGTAACAGGGGATGGTGTGAATGATTCTCCAGCACTGAAGAAGGCTGATATTGGTGTTGCTATGGGCATTGCTGGCTCAGATGTGTCCAAACAGGCTGCTGACATGATCCTCCTGGATGACAACTTTGCATCAATTGTCACTGGTGTAGAGGAAG GCCGGCTGATCTTTGACAATTTGAAGAAGTCCATTGCTTACACCCTGACCAGTAACATCCCTGAGATCACACCCTTCCTGTTCTTCATTATCGCCAACATCCCCTTACCTCTAGGAACTGTTACCATTCTATGTATTGACCTGGGAACAGATATG gcTCCTGCTATTTCTCTGGCATACGAGGCTGCTGAGAGTGATATCATGAAGAGACAGCCCAGAAACCCTAAAACAGACAAATTGGTGAATGAAAGACTTATTAGCATTGCATATGGACAGATAG GTATGATTCAGGCTCTGGCTGGATTTTTCACATACTTTGTCATTCTTGCTGAGAATGGCTTTTTGCCATCAAGACTATTAGGAATTCGTGTATATTGGGATGACAAGCATATAAATGATCTGGAGGACAGTTATGGGCAACAATGG ACATATGAACAGAGAAAGATTGTGGAGTTCACTTGCCACACAGCATTCTTCGCCAGCATTGTGATCGTGCAGTGGGCCGATCTGATTATCTGCAAGACCAGGCGTAATTCTGTCTTCCAGCAGGGAATGAA GAACAAAATCTTGATCTTTGGATTGTTTGAGGAAACAGCACTGGCGGCTTTCTTGTCTTATTGCCCTGGCATGGATGTGGCTCTCAGAATGTACCCACTCAA GCTCAATTGGTGGTTCTGTGCCCTCCCGTACTCTCTTCTCATCTTTATTTATGATGAAATCAGAAAGCTCGTCCTTAGACGGAACCCTGGAG GTTGGGTGGAAAGAGAGACGTACTACTAG